In Archangium violaceum, the following are encoded in one genomic region:
- a CDS encoding alpha/beta hydrolase — protein sequence MSRRALLLGTLLAAVGIGACYSLDPFLYSRTRVDHYTLPAEGDTPEETVSPDRIEPVELVVDEHVRLGAAYVKSAQQPPLGYVLYFHGICCNLDVHIARPKGLANLGYDVLVFDYRGWGTSTDVEPTEQGLLEDSRAALAWLGARSGLPADRLVYYGRSFGTAVATQLAADTSPAALILESPFSSVQGLVGDSSNMDVPAGFVSQGAWDTEGRIRAMRGVPLLLLHGAADDFVRPEFSERLFSGAQEPKRLVVVEGADHDDVPQRLGVDYAPTLADFLAGTRARP from the coding sequence ATGAGCCGCCGCGCGCTGCTGCTGGGAACCCTGCTGGCCGCGGTGGGCATCGGGGCCTGCTACTCGTTGGATCCCTTCCTCTACTCGCGCACGCGGGTGGACCACTACACGCTCCCCGCCGAGGGCGACACGCCCGAGGAGACGGTGTCCCCCGACCGCATCGAGCCGGTGGAGCTCGTGGTGGACGAGCACGTGCGGCTGGGGGCCGCGTACGTGAAGTCCGCGCAGCAGCCGCCCCTCGGCTACGTCCTCTACTTCCACGGCATCTGCTGCAACCTGGACGTGCACATCGCCCGGCCCAAGGGCCTGGCCAACCTCGGCTACGACGTGCTCGTCTTCGACTACCGCGGCTGGGGCACCTCCACCGACGTGGAGCCCACCGAGCAGGGCCTGCTCGAGGACAGCCGGGCGGCGCTCGCCTGGCTCGGCGCGCGCTCGGGTCTTCCGGCGGACCGGCTCGTCTACTACGGGCGCTCTTTCGGCACGGCGGTGGCCACCCAGCTCGCGGCGGACACGTCCCCCGCGGCCCTCATTCTCGAGTCTCCCTTCAGCTCCGTGCAGGGACTGGTGGGGGACTCCAGCAACATGGACGTCCCCGCCGGTTTCGTCTCCCAGGGCGCCTGGGACACCGAGGGCCGCATCCGCGCCATGCGGGGGGTGCCCCTGCTGCTGTTGCACGGCGCCGCGGACGACTTCGTCCGCCCCGAGTTCTCCGAGCGTCTCTTCTCCGGGGCCCAGGAGCCCAAGCGGCTCGTCGTGGTGGAGGGCGCCGACCACGATGACGTCCCCCAGCGCCTGGGTGTGGACTACGCGCCCACCTTGGCTGACTTCCTCGCCGGTACTCGCGCACGCCCGTGA
- a CDS encoding GMC family oxidoreductase has protein sequence MALELGRAGFKVVVLEKGAHYQPKDFIHDEILNSRRNFFMPLPWEEPHLVRQGAAGRYERTNSAWTANCVGGGTVHMSGYFYRLKPVDFRLRSTLGAVKGSTLADWPISYEELAPFYDVAEAELGVSGEAVPHPFAEPRKGPYPLPPLDVHPIARELDRVCGDMGWHSLPTARGIISRPYRGRAGCAYCALCGSYGCEMGAKSGTNANLIPAALATGNVELRPRCMARSVEVDKEGRARSVVYLDADGVEQEQPAKVVVVSCTAVESARLLLNSVSNRFPRGLANGSGLVGKNLIFSSFGESRATFRVSKQSAARPWLTDPAPFVNRSVQDFYLMPDERFGFRKGGTLGFMWTHPNPIFAAVGLAGSGKNGVFGKALKDRMREYRDSRILQFEVYGEFLPTPGTYVTVEPGVKDKYGLPVAGITMDRHPMDFAATRFLVERGEEILMRLDPDELKRVGIAGETTILQHGTCRFGNDPATSVLNKECRAHEVPNLYVVDGSFMPTAGSVPSTLTIVANSFRVARGLVQRMKRNEVRPSPSGRGPG, from the coding sequence ATGGCGCTGGAGCTGGGGCGCGCGGGCTTCAAGGTGGTGGTGCTGGAGAAGGGAGCGCACTACCAACCCAAGGACTTCATCCACGACGAAATCCTCAACAGCCGCCGCAACTTCTTCATGCCGCTGCCATGGGAAGAGCCCCACCTGGTACGCCAGGGCGCGGCGGGCCGCTACGAGCGCACCAACTCCGCGTGGACGGCCAACTGCGTGGGCGGCGGCACGGTGCACATGAGCGGCTACTTCTACCGGCTCAAGCCGGTGGACTTCCGGCTGCGCTCGACACTGGGCGCCGTGAAGGGCAGCACGCTCGCGGACTGGCCCATCTCCTACGAGGAGCTGGCGCCCTTCTACGACGTGGCCGAGGCCGAGCTGGGCGTGTCCGGCGAGGCCGTGCCCCACCCCTTCGCCGAGCCGCGCAAGGGCCCGTACCCGCTGCCACCGCTGGACGTGCACCCCATCGCCCGGGAGCTGGACCGGGTGTGCGGGGACATGGGGTGGCACAGCCTGCCCACGGCGCGAGGCATCATCAGCCGGCCCTACCGGGGACGCGCGGGGTGCGCCTACTGCGCGCTGTGCGGCAGCTACGGCTGTGAGATGGGGGCCAAGAGCGGCACCAACGCGAACCTCATCCCGGCGGCGCTGGCCACGGGGAACGTGGAGCTGCGCCCGCGGTGCATGGCGCGCTCGGTGGAGGTGGACAAGGAGGGCCGGGCCCGGAGCGTGGTGTACCTGGACGCGGACGGGGTGGAGCAGGAGCAGCCGGCGAAGGTGGTGGTGGTGTCCTGCACTGCGGTGGAGAGCGCGCGGCTGCTGCTCAACTCGGTGTCCAACCGCTTCCCGCGAGGGCTCGCCAACGGCAGCGGGCTGGTGGGCAAGAACCTCATCTTCAGCTCGTTCGGCGAGTCGCGCGCCACCTTCCGCGTGTCGAAGCAGAGCGCGGCGCGGCCGTGGCTGACGGACCCTGCGCCCTTCGTGAACCGGAGCGTGCAGGACTTCTACCTGATGCCGGACGAGCGCTTCGGCTTCCGCAAGGGCGGGACGCTGGGTTTCATGTGGACACACCCCAACCCCATCTTCGCGGCGGTGGGGCTCGCGGGCAGCGGCAAGAACGGCGTCTTCGGCAAGGCGCTGAAGGACCGGATGCGGGAGTACCGCGACTCGCGCATCCTCCAGTTCGAGGTGTATGGCGAGTTCCTCCCCACCCCGGGCACCTACGTGACGGTGGAGCCGGGCGTGAAGGACAAGTACGGCCTGCCCGTGGCCGGCATCACGATGGACCGCCACCCCATGGACTTCGCCGCCACGCGCTTCCTGGTGGAGCGGGGCGAGGAAATCCTGATGCGGCTGGACCCGGACGAGCTGAAGCGCGTGGGAATCGCCGGGGAGACGACCATCCTGCAGCACGGCACGTGCCGCTTCGGGAACGACCCGGCCACCTCGGTGCTGAACAAGGAGTGCCGGGCGCACGAGGTGCCCAACCTCTACGTGGTGGACGGCAGCTTCATGCCCACCGCGGGCAGCGTGCCCTCGACGCTCACCATCGTGGCCAACAGCTTCCGCGTGGCGCGAGGACTGGTGCAACGAATGAAGCGCAACGAGGTTCGACCCTCTCCCTCTGGGAGAGGGCCGGGGTGA
- a CDS encoding kelch repeat-containing protein: MLSDTLEKRWSGIRGRMLCVLGALLLTACTGESSLDAESSPAPVPKAAAARSIMSARPPGVVSTNKVLILDSTVSNGEDSIEASQARSLGYQVHLVSDAEWAAMSAADFATYRAIILGDAECAGLTVVQAALNNRHVWGPVVDGNVIIVGTDFAFHKEYTGTQNSIGFAAYQQGKTGAYISLSCYYHAIKSQTQVKLLEPFGSFSVTGVGCYDDAHIVASHDALEGLTDRLLSGWNCSVHEAFDVYPDADFTALVIARDAATGPRWPGSRDFADGSHGVPYILARGATPVLCGDGVVQYPEECDSGSLTNGTPGTACSAVCRLHWCGDGVKDPGEECDTGAGNGSGSCSASCRSVGEPTAHPPVALCKDLDVTAGDQCGTGSVNNGSYDPDGDLSACTQSPEGPFGPGNTTVTLMCVDQTNLRSSCTARVRVTDSTAPFIYCPEDVAAECSEDLMLDPGLAVATDNCGEPSVSADHGPGSFPPGSTTVNHTAKDSSGNTATCTSTVKVLDTRAPIVALFGDSTVTVECQTPYVEPGVDVYDGCEGDLSAQVAVSGSVDTKVPGTYTLTYEVKDSSGNVGSETRTVKVVPGASGTCGTGGEGDKGWVLTGGMALPRLLHSATLLENGRVLVAGGYNVTSELYDPAAKAWSATGNSLTTHRGHTATRLRDGRVLVAGGGQDVFSGITAELYVPSRGQWESAGRLNQLRFHHAAVLLPDGKVLVAGGSPEEYGDGVLASAELYDPGLGTWSFTGGLNTARRFHTLTPLSNGKVLVTGGFDASGARVSSAELYDPATGEWTAVAGMGTGRAYHSATSLKNGKVLVAGGAGLDVPLSASAELYDPATNTWSATGSMGTPRRYHSATELKDGKVLVSGGYHDSQGILYSAELYDPATGTWSATTAMNVDRFQHTATLLDNGTVLAVGGASNHDQASSEVFNPANP, encoded by the coding sequence ATGCTGTCTGATACCCTGGAGAAGCGTTGGAGCGGCATCCGTGGTCGGATGCTGTGTGTCCTGGGTGCGCTGCTGCTCACCGCGTGCACCGGCGAGTCGTCGTTGGATGCGGAGTCCTCCCCGGCTCCGGTGCCCAAGGCAGCCGCGGCGCGCTCCATCATGAGCGCGCGCCCGCCGGGGGTGGTCAGCACCAACAAGGTGCTCATCCTGGACAGCACGGTCAGCAATGGCGAGGACAGCATCGAGGCGAGCCAGGCCAGGAGCCTGGGCTACCAGGTGCACTTGGTCAGCGACGCGGAGTGGGCCGCGATGAGCGCGGCGGACTTCGCCACCTATCGCGCCATCATCCTGGGGGATGCCGAGTGCGCGGGCCTGACGGTGGTGCAGGCGGCGTTGAACAACCGCCACGTGTGGGGCCCCGTCGTCGACGGCAACGTCATCATCGTGGGCACCGACTTCGCGTTCCACAAAGAGTACACGGGCACGCAGAACTCCATCGGGTTCGCGGCCTATCAGCAGGGCAAGACGGGCGCCTACATCAGCCTGAGCTGCTACTACCACGCCATCAAATCGCAGACGCAGGTGAAGCTGCTCGAGCCGTTCGGTTCCTTCTCCGTGACGGGCGTGGGCTGCTACGACGACGCCCATATCGTGGCCAGTCATGATGCGCTCGAGGGCCTGACGGATCGCCTCCTCTCCGGCTGGAACTGCTCCGTGCACGAGGCCTTCGATGTGTACCCGGACGCGGACTTCACGGCGCTGGTGATTGCCCGGGATGCGGCGACGGGACCCCGCTGGCCGGGCTCGCGGGACTTCGCGGACGGCTCGCATGGCGTGCCCTACATCCTGGCGCGCGGTGCCACCCCCGTGCTGTGCGGCGACGGGGTGGTGCAGTACCCCGAGGAGTGCGACTCCGGTTCTCTGACGAATGGCACCCCGGGGACGGCGTGCTCGGCCGTGTGCCGCCTGCACTGGTGCGGTGACGGCGTGAAGGACCCTGGCGAGGAGTGCGACACCGGTGCTGGCAACGGCTCCGGCTCCTGCAGCGCCTCGTGCAGGTCCGTTGGCGAGCCCACCGCCCATCCTCCCGTGGCCCTGTGCAAGGACCTGGACGTGACGGCCGGCGACCAGTGCGGCACCGGTTCCGTGAACAATGGCTCGTACGACCCGGATGGGGACCTGAGCGCCTGCACCCAGTCGCCGGAGGGCCCCTTCGGGCCTGGCAACACCACCGTGACGTTGATGTGCGTGGACCAGACGAACCTGCGGTCCTCCTGCACGGCACGGGTGCGCGTGACCGACAGCACGGCCCCGTTCATCTATTGCCCGGAGGATGTAGCGGCCGAGTGCTCCGAGGACCTGATGCTCGACCCGGGTCTGGCGGTCGCCACCGACAACTGCGGTGAGCCGAGCGTGAGCGCCGACCATGGCCCTGGCAGCTTCCCGCCGGGCTCCACGACGGTGAATCACACCGCCAAGGACTCCTCCGGGAACACCGCCACCTGCACCAGCACGGTGAAGGTGCTGGACACCCGCGCTCCCATCGTGGCGCTGTTCGGCGACTCCACGGTGACCGTGGAGTGCCAGACCCCGTACGTCGAGCCCGGTGTGGACGTCTACGACGGGTGCGAGGGAGACCTGAGCGCCCAGGTGGCCGTCTCCGGCTCCGTCGATACGAAGGTACCGGGCACGTACACGCTCACCTACGAGGTGAAGGACTCGTCCGGCAACGTCGGCAGCGAGACCCGCACGGTCAAGGTCGTCCCCGGCGCCTCCGGCACTTGTGGCACGGGGGGTGAGGGTGACAAGGGCTGGGTCCTCACGGGCGGCATGGCCCTGCCTCGCCTGCTGCACTCCGCCACGCTGCTCGAGAATGGCCGGGTGCTGGTGGCCGGCGGCTACAACGTCACCTCGGAGCTGTACGACCCGGCGGCCAAGGCCTGGTCGGCCACGGGCAACAGCCTCACCACGCACCGCGGCCACACGGCCACGCGGCTGCGGGATGGCCGGGTGCTCGTCGCCGGTGGTGGCCAGGACGTGTTCTCCGGCATCACCGCGGAGCTGTACGTCCCGTCGCGGGGCCAGTGGGAGTCGGCGGGCCGGCTGAACCAGCTGCGCTTCCACCACGCCGCGGTCCTGCTGCCCGACGGCAAGGTGCTGGTGGCTGGTGGTAGCCCCGAGGAGTATGGCGACGGCGTGCTGGCCTCGGCCGAGCTGTATGACCCGGGTCTGGGCACCTGGTCGTTCACCGGTGGCCTGAACACGGCCCGGCGCTTCCACACCCTGACCCCGCTGTCCAACGGCAAGGTGCTGGTGACGGGTGGCTTCGATGCCTCCGGTGCGCGCGTCTCCTCGGCGGAGCTGTATGACCCGGCCACGGGCGAGTGGACGGCCGTGGCTGGCATGGGCACGGGCCGCGCGTACCACTCGGCCACCTCGCTGAAGAATGGCAAGGTGCTGGTGGCGGGCGGCGCGGGCCTCGACGTGCCGCTCAGCGCCTCGGCGGAGCTGTATGACCCGGCCACCAACACCTGGTCGGCCACCGGGAGCATGGGCACGCCGCGCCGGTACCACTCGGCCACCGAGCTGAAGGACGGCAAGGTGCTGGTGTCGGGCGGCTACCACGACTCCCAGGGCATCCTGTACTCGGCCGAGCTGTACGACCCGGCCACGGGGACCTGGAGCGCCACCACGGCCATGAACGTGGACCGCTTCCAGCACACGGCCACGCTGCTGGACAACGGCACGGTGCTCGCGGTGGGCGGCGCCAGCAACCACGACCAGGCCTCGTCGGAGGTCTTCAACCCGGCGAACCCGTAG
- a CDS encoding serine/threonine-protein kinase, whose amino-acid sequence MPENPRPSESALDGGETLIRPSGAQHLPQEAVPGPLFAGRYTLLRMLGRGGMGTVYQARDSLVGDVVALKTLELGKDAGSDAFERFSREVRLARRITHPHVARMHDLGTHEGQSFLTMEFVEGEDLRMVLARERPLSASRAARIALAVCEGLAAAHAAGVVHRDLKPANILVESGGRVVLTDFGIARAVAGEAASRTQGTVGTPMYMAPEQVSGDPVDARADLYAVGLLLFEMLTGELPFSGETPWATALARLRQPAPELRTRATVPAPLAELVSRCLARAPEERPASALELAGALRDWLVSVGEPTLSGPPTFGPMTANTPAPPALTGSSRHTPRTSTSTPAVKQGVALLPLRFQGPRDSEYLGDSLTEAIIDQLSRARGLRVPGSGVTARFRDERDPRTVGRELGVELVVDGTVQCAGSQTRVSVRLLEARSGTQLWSGRFEYASTDAFELQDRLVPRIAEGLRGELVLSAWHANTPPEALALYRQASVHVHEPFREGPDSPLSLLESCLELAPDFPPAISLHAIASLRAWFSASRSAERDWAAAGRASVERALRLAPELATTHLARAMLAAQQDDWRAAVVSLRTSLDIAPLHPATLQYLGTLQCEAGRADEGLPRLRLAYELDPSHVVVLFELARCSALRGKMDDYWWAMERLSAATQHRFGAMSLRVRVAAWTGNQEELRRCRDSLLADEPEFPARASRNYVNVVLGDVDVLSLVPEFEQMLSQASSPRFVSLLCQISTEMLCIAGHAEQALAYFQRAADTALIDLEWIDHCPVLQPLRALPGFAEGRRKVRARIEAIWNA is encoded by the coding sequence TTGCCCGAGAACCCCCGACCCTCCGAATCCGCCCTCGACGGTGGTGAGACCCTCATCCGCCCCTCGGGTGCGCAGCACCTCCCCCAGGAAGCCGTTCCCGGGCCGCTCTTCGCCGGGCGTTATACCCTCCTGCGCATGCTCGGCCGCGGCGGCATGGGCACGGTGTACCAGGCGCGTGACAGCCTCGTCGGCGATGTGGTGGCCCTCAAGACGCTGGAGCTCGGCAAGGACGCCGGCTCGGACGCGTTCGAGCGCTTCAGCCGCGAGGTGCGGCTCGCCCGTCGCATCACCCACCCCCACGTGGCGCGGATGCACGACCTGGGAACGCATGAGGGCCAGTCCTTCCTCACCATGGAGTTCGTGGAAGGGGAGGACTTGCGGATGGTGCTCGCCCGCGAGCGCCCGCTGAGCGCCTCACGGGCCGCCCGCATCGCCCTGGCCGTGTGCGAGGGGCTGGCCGCGGCGCATGCCGCCGGGGTGGTGCACCGGGACTTGAAGCCAGCCAACATCCTCGTCGAGTCGGGGGGGCGCGTCGTCCTCACCGACTTCGGCATCGCCCGCGCGGTGGCGGGGGAGGCCGCCTCGCGGACCCAGGGCACCGTCGGCACGCCCATGTACATGGCGCCGGAGCAGGTGTCGGGCGACCCGGTGGATGCGCGCGCGGATCTCTACGCGGTGGGGTTGCTGCTGTTCGAGATGCTCACGGGCGAGCTGCCCTTCTCCGGCGAGACGCCCTGGGCCACCGCGCTGGCCCGCCTGCGCCAGCCCGCGCCGGAGCTCCGGACGCGCGCGACCGTCCCCGCGCCCCTCGCCGAGCTGGTGTCCCGCTGCCTGGCCCGTGCTCCCGAGGAGCGGCCGGCGAGCGCGCTCGAGCTGGCCGGGGCGTTGCGGGACTGGCTCGTCAGCGTGGGGGAGCCCACCCTGTCGGGCCCGCCCACCTTCGGGCCGATGACGGCGAACACCCCCGCGCCCCCCGCGTTGACGGGGTCCTCGCGCCACACGCCGCGCACCTCCACCTCGACTCCGGCGGTGAAGCAGGGCGTGGCCCTGCTGCCGTTGCGTTTCCAGGGCCCGCGCGATTCCGAGTACCTGGGGGACTCGCTGACCGAGGCGATCATCGACCAGCTGTCGCGGGCGCGCGGGCTGCGCGTGCCCGGCAGTGGGGTGACGGCGCGCTTCCGCGACGAGAGGGATCCTCGGACGGTGGGGCGGGAGCTCGGGGTGGAGCTGGTGGTGGACGGGACGGTGCAGTGCGCGGGCTCGCAGACGCGCGTGTCCGTGCGGCTGCTGGAGGCCCGCTCCGGTACGCAGTTGTGGAGTGGCCGCTTCGAGTACGCCTCCACCGATGCCTTCGAGCTGCAGGACCGGCTGGTGCCCCGCATCGCCGAGGGGTTGCGCGGCGAGCTGGTGCTGTCGGCCTGGCACGCGAACACGCCCCCCGAGGCGCTGGCGCTGTACCGGCAGGCGTCCGTCCATGTGCATGAGCCGTTCCGGGAAGGCCCCGACAGTCCGCTGAGCCTGCTGGAGTCCTGCCTGGAGCTGGCGCCGGACTTCCCACCGGCCATCTCGCTGCACGCCATCGCGAGCCTGCGCGCGTGGTTCTCGGCCTCACGGAGTGCCGAGCGGGACTGGGCCGCGGCAGGGCGCGCCAGCGTGGAGCGCGCCCTGCGGCTGGCGCCGGAGCTGGCCACGACACACCTGGCGCGGGCGATGCTGGCCGCCCAGCAGGACGACTGGCGCGCGGCGGTGGTGTCCCTGCGCACCTCCCTGGACATCGCGCCCCTGCACCCGGCCACGTTGCAGTACCTCGGCACCCTGCAGTGTGAGGCGGGTCGCGCGGACGAGGGCCTTCCCCGATTGCGGCTGGCCTACGAGTTGGATCCCAGCCATGTGGTGGTGCTGTTCGAGCTGGCCCGTTGCAGTGCCCTGCGCGGGAAGATGGACGACTACTGGTGGGCGATGGAGCGGCTGAGCGCGGCGACCCAGCACCGCTTCGGGGCCATGTCCCTGCGCGTGCGCGTGGCCGCGTGGACGGGAAACCAGGAGGAGCTGCGGCGGTGCCGGGACTCGTTGCTGGCGGACGAGCCGGAGTTCCCGGCCCGTGCGAGCAGGAACTACGTGAACGTGGTGCTCGGTGATGTGGACGTGCTCTCGCTGGTGCCGGAGTTCGAGCAGATGCTCTCCCAGGCGAGCAGCCCGCGCTTCGTCAGCTTGCTGTGCCAGATCTCCACCGAGATGCTGTGCATCGCCGGTCACGCGGAGCAGGCGCTGGCGTACTTCCAGCGGGCCGCGGACACGGCGCTCATCGACCTGGAGTGGATCGACCACTGCCCGGTGCTCCAGCCCCTCCGGGCGCTGCCGGGCTTCGCCGAGGGGCGCCGCAAGGTGCGCGCCCGGATCGAAGCCATCTGGAACGCGTGA
- a CDS encoding gluconate 2-dehydrogenase subunit 3 family protein, with protein MDRRSFLQRLSFFGGGVVLLGGAACKRGPSSEPPAPANTQAAAANDASPRTFTRAEYAVVAAASERILPRDEDPGAKDADVPAYIDRMLQSPELEQMRQDFMQGVAALERRSQRMFQVGFAQATPAQQDELLGLFKDSPAGSGEAHFFELLMVLTLEGFLGDPSYGGNKERVGWKLVGFDTVGTVASAPPEGHDGMKCLKTCGRHP; from the coding sequence ATGGACCGGCGATCCTTCCTCCAGCGGTTGTCCTTCTTCGGTGGCGGCGTGGTGCTCCTCGGCGGCGCGGCCTGCAAGCGCGGCCCGTCCTCCGAGCCCCCCGCTCCCGCCAACACCCAGGCTGCGGCGGCGAACGACGCCTCGCCCCGCACCTTCACCCGGGCCGAGTACGCCGTGGTGGCCGCCGCCAGCGAGCGCATCCTCCCGCGCGACGAGGACCCCGGCGCGAAGGACGCGGACGTGCCCGCCTACATCGATCGGATGCTCCAGTCGCCGGAGCTCGAGCAGATGCGCCAGGACTTCATGCAGGGCGTGGCCGCGCTGGAGCGGCGCTCGCAGCGGATGTTCCAGGTGGGCTTCGCCCAGGCCACGCCCGCCCAGCAGGACGAGCTGCTCGGCCTCTTCAAGGACAGCCCCGCGGGCAGCGGCGAGGCGCACTTCTTCGAGCTGTTGATGGTGCTGACGCTGGAGGGCTTCCTCGGGGACCCGTCCTACGGCGGCAACAAGGAGCGGGTGGGCTGGAAGCTGGTGGGCTTCGACACGGTGGGCACGGTGGCCTCCGCGCCGCCCGAGGGACATGACGGCATGAAGTGCTTGAAGACGTGCGGGAGGCACCCGTGA